The region CGCGCTCGACGGTGTCCTTCAGGCATTCGGTCAGCGGAATGTCTTGTGGGTTCATCTTGGCGTAGCGCAGATCGCCGCGCTCGCTGCGCGGATCGGTGGCCTCCAGCGCTGGCGGCGGGGTGTCGTAGCTGCGGCGCCAGACCAGCACTTGGTCGTCGCCATACTGCTTGGCAGTTTCGGCCTTGTTGAGGCCTTGCAGGCCGCCATAGTGGCGCTCGTTGAGGCGCCAGCTGTGCACCACCGGCAACCAGGTGCGGTCCATCTGGTCCAGGGTGTGCCACAGCGTCCAGATGGCGCGCTTGAGCACGGAGGTGTAGGTAATGTCGAAGTCGAAGCCGGCTTCCTTGAGCAAGCGGCCGGCTTGCTTGGCCTGTTCGACGCCAGTGGGGGTCAGATCGACATCGGTCCAGCCCGTAAAGCGGTTTTCGAGGTTCCAGGTGGATTCGCCATGGCGAATGAGCACGAGTTTGTACATGGACTAGTTAGGGTTCGAGGCCGCCCGGTTCGGGCTGCGCGGATTTTAGGGGCTATTGACTAATAGGCCGCAAATGAGCGCCGAACGCGCATAAATACGCGGGTTGACCCCAGGAAAACAGGGAATTGGGCGGGGAAAGTCGTCTAATCGAAGTTCAAGTTGTAGGTCCGTTAGTCGATAGAAAAAGGGCGACAGGCGAATCACTCCCCTCATGCCTGCCGCCATCTCTGATGTAAACCAGGAACCCCAAAAAATGTTGTCCACAACATATCGTTTCCGCCCCACGGCCTTGGCCCTGGGAATTCTCATGATCGGTGCGCAGGCGCAAGCCCAAGACAAGGCACCGGGTGAGTCCATCTTCAGCCTCTCAGGCTTCGGCACTTTGGGTGTGGTGAAAACCGACACCGATGAAGCTCGCTATCGCCTGACAGGTCAGCCGCGAGGTGCCACCACTGAGGTTAGCGCCGATGTGGATACCAAGATCGGCGTGCAGGTCGGCGCCAAGTTCAGCCCGATGTTCTCAGCCACCGTACAGGTGCTGAGCAAGCAAAACGGCTACGGCAGCTATCAGCCCGCCGTTGAATGGGCCTTCGCCAAGGCGCAGTTCTCGCCTTCCCTGAGCGTGCGGGTCGGCCGCATGGGCGCGCCCTTGTTTGCCGTGTCTGACTTCCGTGACGTGGGTTATGCCAACACCTGGCTGCGTCCCCCGCAAGATGTTTACGGCCAGGTGCCGCTGAGCCATTTCGACGGCGCGGACGCCAACTACCAAGTGGCGCTGGGCAGCTCCACGCTGACTTTCCAGCTCTATGGTGGCAAGTCTGACTCGGTGGTGACCGGCAGCAAGGTCAAGCTCGACAGCATGGTGGGCTTGAACGCGACCGCCGAGTTGGATGGTGGTTTCAGCATTCGCCTGGGTCATGTGCAAGGCAAGCTCACCGTTGAAAATGCCAGCTTGGGTGGCTTGGTGACCGCTTTGTCCAAGACTCCGTTCGCCAGCGTTGGCCAGGAGATGGATGCCACTAAAAAGCACGCCACCTTCACCGGCCTGGGCCTGGGCTACGACCAGGGCAATGTGCTGGCGCTGCTGGAATACACCCGCCGCAAGACCGACTCTTACGTGCCCAGCACCACCGGCTGGTTTGCGACGGTCGGCTATCGCCTTGGCAAGTTCACGCCTTATGTGACCTTGTCGGAGTTGCATCAGGACAGCAGCAATGTGAACACCAGCGTGATCCCGGCTGGCGTGCCGGTTCCGGGCTTGGCGCCTGATCTGCGCAAGCTGATCGACGGTGTGCTGCAAAGCCAGAGCACGCGTCAGAAGACCAAGGCCGCTGGCGTGCGTTGGGATTTCTATCGCAATACCGACCTGAAGTTCCAGTATGAGCGCATCACGCCGGACGGCCCTGGCTTGTTCGGCAGCACCACCGCGGCCTTCGGCAATACGCCTGTCAATGTCTACAGCTTGGCTGTGGATATGGTTTTCTAAAAGGCGAGCAAAGACTATGAAAACAACTATGACAACGGGACTTCGCGTGTTCGTGCTGGCAATGGGCGTGTGCTGCGCTGGTGTGACGCAGGCGCAAGTGGCAGTGATCGTCAATGCCAAGAGCCCGACCGCCAGCATGACGGCGGATCAGGTCGCCAACATCTTTTTGGGTAAGTCCAATACGCTGCCCAGCGGTGCATCGGCCATGGCTCTGGATCAGCCTGAGTCGGCTGCAGTGCGCGAGCAGTTCTACACCAAGGTCACCGGCAAGCAAGCCGCCCAAGTGAAGGCCGCTTGGTCGCGCCTGGTGTTCTCGGGCAAGGCCACGCCGCCCAAGGAAATGGCCAGCTCGGCCGAGGTGAAGAAGTTCGTCGCAGCCAACCCTGACGCGATCGGCTACATCGAAAAGTCGGCGGTGGACGGCACGGTCAAGGCAGTTTTGACGGTGGATTGATCCGCGGGGGTAGACATGGTTGCGCTGTCCAGGCAGCGCAACCGATATGGAGGCTTAAGAATGAATGTAAAGACCAGAATCTGGCTCTTGCCGGTATTCGCGGCCCTGATCTTCGCTGTCGGCATTGCCGTGGTGTGGGGCTTTTCGGCCCGCACCTCCTCGGCCATCACTGCGGTCGGCGAGGTGCACTATCCCTTGGTGGATGCCACCACACAACTCGCCTCGCAATTGGAAGCTCTGGGCGCCACGATTCAAAGCGCCGTGGCCGAGGGCGAGAAAAAGCGTCTTGATGAAGCCAAAGAGCGAGCCACAAGCATTCGCAAATTGTTGGATTCGATCGAGAAGATCGAAGGCCAGGCCGAGTCAGGCGCCAAGCTCAAGAAAGGCTTCGAGGCTTACTTCGCGGCCTCGGTGGACACGGCCGAATTGTTCCTGGGCATCAAGCAGGGTGATCAGGCCGGTGCCATTCCGAAGATGCAGGCCGCGCTGAAAGCGCTTGATGATGATGTGAAGAGCGCTCGCACCCGTGCGGTCGAAGGCTTTGACAGCGGCTTGGCCAAGGCGGATGCCGGTGTTTCCTCGAGCCTGATGGCCATCCTGATCGCTGGTTTGCTGGTGGTGGTGGCCTTGGGCGTGGGTTCATTCCTGGTGATTGGCAGCGTCTGGCGCCAGCTGGGCGGCGAGCCTGAATACGCCCGCGATGTGATGCGTCAGATGGCTGATGGTGATTTGTCGCAAAACATTGTGGTGGCGCCCGGTGCCGATGCCAGCTTGCTGGCTGCGGTGCGGGCCATGTCGCAAGGCTTGGCGTCTATCGTGTCGGAAGTGCGTCAAGGCACTGACTCGATGTCGGTCGCCTCGCGTGAGATCGCTGTGGGCAACCATGACCTCTCGGTACGCACCGAGAAGCAGGCCACCTCGCTGGAACAAACCAGCGGCAATATGCAGACCCTGACCGACACCGTGCGTCACAGCGCTGAGTCGGCAGCCCAGGCCAATCAGCTGGCAGGCTCGGCAGCGGCTGTGGCACGCCGCGGTGGTGAAGTGGTCAGCCAGGTGGTGGTGACGATGGAAGAGATCAACACCAGCTCCAAGAAGATCAGCGACATCATTGGCGTGATCGATGGCATTGCCTTCCAGACCAATATCCTGGCCTTGAACGCCGCGGTGGAAGCCGCGCGGGCGGGTGAGCAGGGGCGTGGTTTTGCGGTGGTGGCGGCGGAAGTGCGCTCGCTGGCGCAACGCTCGGCCGAGGCGGCGAAGGAAATCAAAACCTTGATCGGCGCCAGCGTCGAACGGGTGGAGTCGGGCAGCCGCTTGGTGCAAAACGCCGGCAGCACCATGGATGAGATCGTCGCCAGCGTGCAGCGGGTTTCCGACATCATCAGCGAGGTGACCGCCGCGTCGGGCGAGCAAAGCCAGGGCATCGGGCTGGTCAATCAGTCCATCGTTCAGCTGGATCAAATGACTCAGCAGAATGCCGCCCTGGTGGAGCAGGCTGCAGCTGCGGCCAGCAGCCTGGAACAGCAGGCCACTAGCTTGCAAGCCTCGGTGGCGACCTTCAAGCTCTAAATCGCAGGGTCGTCAGCACGGCCCGCTGGTAGCTTTGGCCTGCGGCGGTTTCGCAATCAAGCATCAAGCCCGTCGGTTCCGCCGACGGGCTTTTTCTTGCGCCGCTCGCCGAGCTGCCGCAGCTTTCTATAATCGAAGTCTTTTCTCAATCGGACGCACCCCTTGAACTTCTTGCTCGAAAACTGGATTCTGGTCTTGGCCGCTGTGACGTCTGGTGGCCTCTTGCTTTGGCCCGCGCTGGCCAAGGGCGGCCAAGGCGCTGCTCTTTCCACCCAAGAGGCCGTGCGCCTGGTCAACCGCGAGAAAGCGGTGCTGATCGATGTGTGCGAGCCCGAGGAATACGCCAAGTCGCATGTGGCGGGCGCCCGTAATATTCCGCTTAGCAGCTTGGAAGGCCATAAGTCTTTGCCCAGCAACAAGGCCCTGCCCTTGGTGTTGGTGTGCCAAAGCGGCGCACGCGCCAACCGCGCAGCTGGCATGCTGCGCAAGCTGGGCTATGAGAACGCCCAGCCTTTGGCCGGCGGCCTGAACGCCTGGCGCGAAGCCAATTTGCCGGTCGAGAAGTCCGCGTAAACGGCGAAGGGCTGTTCGCCAAAGGCCCCCTTCGGGCCGGCGTTCTGAACGCCCGGCGAGACGCCTATTTGCCCGCCGTGAAGCCGGCTTGAATGAACTGTGATTGAGGAATGATGACGATGGCTGCCGTGAAGATGTACACCACCCAGGTCTGCCCCTACTGCGTGCGGGCCAAGTCCTTGCTGAAGCAGCGCGGCGTGGAGCAGATTGAAGAGATCCGCATCGACCTGGACCCCAGCGCGCGCGAGGCCATGATGGCCTTGACCGGCCGCCGCACCGTGCCGCAAATCTTCATTGGCGACACTCATGTCGGTGGTTGCGATGATTTGATCGCGCTGGATCAGAAGGGTGGCCTGCAGTCTTTGCTGCAAGCCGCTTGATGCTGGGGCACTTGAGGCTGGGGCGCTTCCCCGAATTCTCAAGAGGGTGAAGACCCCCGCGCGGGCGTCATAAACCCTGGGCCATAATCAGCGCCGCTGCCCGCAGCAGGAGTTTGCGGGCCTTTTTATTTTTGGACAAACACCATGGCCGACGAGAACAACACCCCCGTATTCCAGATTCAGCGCATGTATCTGAAGGATCTGTCGCTGGAGCAACCCAATGCACCGCAAATCCTGCTGGAGCAGTCGCAACCCCAGGTTGACATCAATCTGGCCCTGTCGGCCGAGCCAGTCGCTGACGGCGTGTTCGAGGTCTGCGTGACCGCCACCGTCACCACCAAGGTGGGCGAGAAGACTCTGTTCCTGATCGAAGCCAAGCAAGCCGGTATCTTCGAGATTCGCCATGTGCCGCAAGAGCAGGTCGAAGGCATTCTGGGCATCGTCTGCCCGCAGATGATTTACCCCTATCTGCGCGCCATCGTGTCGGACGTCTGCACCCGCGCCGGCTTCCCGCCCGTGCTGCTGACGGAAGTTAACTTCCAAGCCATGTTCGAAGCTCAGCAAGCCCAGCGCGAAGCAGCGGCTGCCGCACCGACCATCAACTAAGTTCACACCCGCTTGCGTGTGTCACGCCCCATGTCGCTTTGCGCGCCTGGGGCGTTTTTACTCTTGAATCTCTCTGCATGAAGATCACAGTTCTTGGCGCCGGTGCATGGGGCACGGCCCTGGCGATTCAAGCTGCCGCCCGCCACGAGGTGGTGTTGTGGGCGCGCGACCCGGCTGCCGTGGCCGAGATGCGCAGCCAGCGCTGCAATGTGCATTACCTGCCCGAGGCCGCGCTGCCTGAGGCTTTGCAGATCGAAGCCGATCTGGGTTTGGCTGTGGCTCATGCCGTTCAGCAGCAGGGCTTGATCATCATCGCCACGCCCATGGCCGCCTTGCGCAGCATGTTGGCTGGCTTGCCCGATGGCGCGCAGGTGCTGTGGGTGTGCAAAGGCTTTGAGGCAGGCACCGGCCTGCTGGGTCATGAAATTGCGCGTGAGGTGCAACCGCGCCTGCGGGTTGGCATCTTGTCGGGCCCCAGTTTTGCCCAGGAAGTGGCCGCTGGTCAGCCCACCGCGCTGGTCGCCGCCAGCGAAGACGAGGCTTTGGCGCAAGCCGCCGTGGCGGCCTTTCACAGCGAGCGTTTGCGCGTCTACACCTCCAATGACCCGGTCGGGGTGGAGGTGGGTGGGGCGGTCAAGAACGTCATGGCCATCGCGGTGGGCACGGCCGATGGCCTGCGCTTGCTGGCCGAGGGCCGCGGCGACGTCAGCCAGGCGCCGGGCCTGAATGCGCGCGCGGCGCTGATCACTCGCGGCCTGGCCGAGATGCTGCGTCTGGGCTTGGCGCTCGGCGCGCGGGCCGAGACCTTTATGGGGCTGTCGGGCATGGGTGACCTGGTGCTGACGGCAACCGGTGATTTGTCCCGCAACCGCCGTGTGGGTTTGCTGTTGGCCGAGGGTCTGCCCTTGGCGCAGATTCTGCGCGACTTGGGCCATGTGGCCGAAGGTGTTTACAGTGCGCCCACCGTGCTGGCGCGCGCCCAGGCCAAAGGCGTGGATATGCCCATCGCCGCGGCCGTGGTGGCCGTTCTGGAAGGGCGCTTGAGCCCAGCCGAGGCGGTGGATCAGCTGATGAGCCGGCAATCGCGCGCCGAAGTTTGAGCCTGAGCCATGCTGCGCCGTGAACTCTTGCTCGCTGGTCTTGGCGCAGTTGCTTCGCCGAGTATGGCTGCGGCTGCTGCAGCTTCAGCGGCCTGGCCAAGCCGGCCGATCAAGCTGATCGTGCCATTCCCCGGCGGCAGCTCGCCGGACATCGTGGCCCGCGCCTTGGCCGATCCGCTGTCCAAAGCCTTGAATCAGACGGTGATCATCGACAATCGGCCCGGCGCCGGCGGCAATATCGGCACGGCGGCGGCAGCCTTTGCACCGCCCGACGGCAGCACTTTTTTGTTCACGATTCAAGGGCCGCTGGTCACCGCGCCCTTGTTGAATTTGCGCCTGCCCTATGAGCAGCAGCGGGATCTGTTGCCTGTCAGCCTGGTGGCCTCTTCGCCCAATGTGCTGGTGGTGGACCCCAAGCTGGGCGCCAGCGACTTGGCGGCTTTTGTACGCGTGGCCAAGCAGGCCAAGGGCGGGCTTAACTACGGCAGCGTCGGCTTGGGCAGTGCGGCCCATCTGGCGATGGAGTCTTTCAAATCGCGCGCGGGCATTGCGCTGAGCCATGTGCCCTATGCCGGCTTCGCCCAGGTGGTGCAGGCGATTTTGAATGGCGAGGTGCAGGCGGCCTTCATGGTGCCAGGTCTTGCCATGCCGCAAGTGCGGGCAGGGCGCTTGAAGGCGCTGGGTGTCAGCAGCCTGGGCCGTGTGGCGGCCTTGGCCGAATTACCGACCCTGGCCGAGCAGGGCTTTGCCGGCTTTGAGGCGATTTCCTGGCAAGCCGTGCTGGCGCCGGCCAAGACACCGGCTGCCATTGTCGAGAAGCTGGCCGCGGCCTTGCAAACCATCATCCGCAGCGATGAGTTCCGCAACCGCCTGCTGACGCATTACTTCAGCGCCATCGGCAGCTCGCCGGAAGGCCTGGCGCAGCAAATGCGCTCGGATCGCCAGCATTGGGGGCAGATCATCAAGGCCATTGGCCTCAAGCCTGAATGAATTGCTGCGTGAATCGCCGCGGCCGTGAACTGACCCTCAGGCGCCGCCGGCGTAGCCGTTCTGCCGCCAGGCCTCAAACACCGCCACTGCCACGCTATTGCTGAGGTTGAGGCTGCGCTGCTCGGGCCGCATGGGCAGGCGCACCCGCTGGCTCAGTGCAAATTGATCGCGCAGCAGCGGCGGTAAGCCGGCTGTTTCTGAGCCGAACACCAGAAAGTCGCCCGGCTGCCAGGCCACTTCCGCGAAGGGCCTGCTGCCCTTGGTGGTGAAGGCGAAAAGTCGGTCCGCTTGCGGCTTGGCCTGGGCCAGAAAGGCCTCCCAGCTGGCATGACGAAGCACGGCGGTGTACTCGTGATAGTCCAGCCCGGCGCGTTGCAGCAGCTTGTCCTCCATCGCAAAACCCAAGGGCTCGATCAGGTGCAGGGTGCAGCCGGTATTGGCAGCCAGGCGAATGATGTTGCCGGTATTGGGGGGGATTTCCGGGTGGACCAGAACGATGTGGAACATGGCGGTGGGGCGGGCAAAAAATCAGGGTTGATCGGGTTCGGGTGTACGGGCCAGTACCCAGGCTTGCACATGGCTGGCGCCGGCTTGGCGCAAAACGCGCGCCAATTCAAAGAGCGTGGCGCCGCTGGTCATCACATCATCTAGCAAAGCAATGTGCTGGCCGTGCAAATCCTTGGCGCGCTGCGGTTCGATGGCAAAGGCGCGGCGCACATTGGCGGCGCGCTCTTGCAAACTCAGGCGCGCTTGTTGTTCGGTATGGCGTACCCGTAGCAGCAAGTCGGGTTCGCACTTTAGCCGCTGTCGCCGGGCTAGGCGGCGCGCCAACTCATAGCTTTGGTTGTAGCCGCGTTCGCACAGGCGTTGCGGGGTCAAAGGTACGGGCAGCAGCCAGTCGGCGCGCGCGGCCTGCGCGCTGCTCAATGCCTCGTCCAAGCGATCCACCAGGCAGGCACCCAGCTCGAGACCCTGGTGAAACTTGAAACGCTGCAGCAGGCCATCCCAGGGAAAGCCGTAGTCCAGGGCCGCGATGCAGCGGTCCAGTGGCGGCGGCTGCTGCAGGCAGCGTCCGCAGCGGGGCTGAGGCGTGGCCACGAGGCCGGGTGGTAGGCGCGTGGCGCAGGTCCAGCAGCGGATGGCTGGCTGTGCGTAACGCTGCAGGCAATCGGCGCAGATCGCCTGCCTGGCCCAATGTCTGCAGATCGCACATTGGCTGCGGCATGGTGCCAGCAGCCGCGCGCCGGCAACGGGCTTGCTGGGGCGGCTCAGACGCGCATCCATGGCCTCAATATACTGCCGGACATGTGCGCTGAGACTTTTCCATGACGACCGAACAAGAGCCCTTAATCCAGGGAAACCAGGGAAGCCAAACATCCCAACGGGCCCAAGCGGTCGACAACACCGCTGTGATGCGCCAAGTGCGGCGTCTGGCCCAAGCCGAAGGGGCACCCTGGTTGCATGAGGAAGTGGCCAAGCGCATGGCCGAACGCCTCAGCTTCATCAAAATGCAGCCCAAAAGCGTCTTGCAATGGTCGGCCTTTTTGGGGGGCGGCGCGGCGGCCTTGGCGCAAATCTATCCGCAGGCGCAACAGGTTTGCGTGGAGCCGCATGCAGATTTGCTGCTGCGCAGCCTGCAGCAGCACAAAAAACCGTGGTGGCAGGTCTTGGCCCGTGGCAAGCCGGTGCAGGTCTTGGCGCCCGAGGCGCTGGCGGCTGATCAGCAGTTTGATCTGCTGTGGGCCAATATGGCTTTGCATGCCTATGCAGACCTGCCACAAATCCTCGCGCTTTGGCATAGGGGTTTAGCGACGGACGGCTTTGTGATGTTTTCTTGCCTCGGTCCGGACAGTTTTGTCGAGCTGCGCCAGCTCTATGCGGCGCGCTCTTGGTCGCGTCCGGGGCCCGAGTGGTGGGATATGCATGACATCGGCGATCTGATGGTGCAGGCCGGTTTTGCCGAGCCGGTGATGGATCAGGAGCGCCTCACGCTGACCTGGGCCGAGCCGCAGGCGATGCTGAAAGATTTGCGCGCTTTGGGCGGAAACATCGCGCCCATGCGGTTTGCGGGCTGTCGGGGGCGGGCGTGGCAGCGTGACTTGCTGCTGGCCTTGGAAGATTTACGTGGCCCTGATGGCCGCCTGAAGCTGACGGTGGAGCTGGTCTACGGCCACGCCATCAAGCCGGTGCCGAACTTGCGCGTCACGCCGGAGGCGAGTTTGAGCCTCGACCAGATGCGGGCCATGATCCAAAAGACAAGGTGAGTCAGGGCAAGCACCGGCTCTGTCTGTGCGAGGGCTGAGCTAAACTGCCCGCTGATACAAATTGTGGCAGCTGAGTTTAGTGTCAGGTCATGTCTTTGGCCTTGCGTTAACTCAAGAAAAGTCATTGGGGCAAAGCTGTTTTTCTGCATTTGCCCTTCCGAGGGATTGCTGGATCTCGGTTTGATGGCATGGATGCGGCCTTGCTTGAGTGCGGGGCGGCAGGACATCCAACGGATGAATTGGAGACAAGAGTGACGACCATGAAGACGATGAGCGCAGGACTGCATCAGGCCAAAAATGGGGCCAGTCGGCTAGGGCGCTTGGCGCAGTTGGCAACGGCCTCGGTGGCTGGTTTGGCCGCACAAGCGGCTTTCGCCGTGAACGATCTCCCCGGCGGCCCGGCGGTCAATCAGATCAATTTGCATCCTCCTGTCACTCGCATTGCCGAGGATCAGATGTGGTTGCACAACTTCATGATGGTCATCTGCCTGGTGATCTTCGTCGCCGTTTTCGGCGTGATGTTCTATTCCATCTTCAAGCACCGCAAGTCCAAGGGCGCGGTGTCGGCCAACTTCCACGAAAGCGTCAAGGTCGAGATCGCCTGGACCATCGTGCCTTTCATCATCGTGATCTTGATGGCCCTGCCGGCCACCAAGGTGGTGGTGGCCATGAAGGACACCACCAATGCTGACCTGACCATCAAGGCCACCGGCTACCAGTGGAAATGGGGTTACGACTACATCAAGGGTGAAGGCGAGGGCATTGGTTTCCTGGCTACCTTGGATACCGCGCAGCGCGAAATGTCCGACGCCGGCAAGCCGGCTGGCGATGACTACCTGCTCAAGGTCGACAACCCGCTGGTCGTGCCGGTCAACAAGAAGGTGCGCATCATCACCACCGCCAACGACGTCATCCACGCCTGGATGGTGCCGGCCTTTGGCGTCAAGCAAGATGCCATCCCTGGCTTTGTGCGAGACACCTGGTTCAAGGCCGAGAAGATCGGTAACTACTACGGCCAGTGCGCCGAGTTGTGCGGCAAGGAACATGCCTATATGCCCATCCACGTGAAGGTGGTGTCGGCGGCTGACTACAGCGCCTGGGTGGATGGCAAGAAGAAGGAAATCGCCGCCAAGGCTGATGATCCAAGCAAGGTCTGGGATCAGGCGGCTCTGGTCGCCCGTGGCGAGAAGGTCTATGCCGCCAACTGCGCGGTTTGCCACCGACCCGACGGCAAGGGCGCCGGCCCGATCAAGCCCCTGGATGGCTCGGCCGTGGTGCTGAACGAGGACAAGCTCAAGCAAGTCGCGGTGCTGCTCAATGGCCAGAACAATGGCGCGATGCCAGCGTGGAAGCAGTTGTCCGACACCGAGATCGCCGCTGTCATCACCTACACCAAGAACAGCTGGTCGAACAAGACTGGCCAATTGGTGCAGCCTGCCGAAGTCGTGGCAGCGCGAAAACAATAATTCTGCGGGGTCGGGCAGCGCCGCAAGGCTAGCGCCGACTTCCAACTGACCAAGAATTTCTGCGCGACAGATCAGCCTTAGCTCTGTCCCCAACTGACTAGATGAACGTCTAGCAAAGGAAAAGTAAATGAGTGCAGTGCTCGACAACCACGGTCACGCCAGTCATGGCCACGACGACCACCACGACCACCATGCCCCCACCGGCTGGCGGCGCTGGGTTTTCGCCACCAATCACAAAGACATCGGGACGCTCTACCTGCTGTTCTCCTTCACCATGCTGATGGTGGGCGGCATTTTGGCGCTGTGCATCCGCGCCGAGTTGTTCCAGCCGGGCTTGCAGTTCTTCAATCCGGAACTGTTCAACCAGTTCACCACCATGCACGGCCTGATCATGGTGTTCGGCGCCATCATGCCGGCCTTTGTGGGCTTTGCGAACTGGATGATTCCGCTGCAGATCGGTGCATCGGACATGGCCTTTGCGCGCATGAATAACTTCAGCTTCTGGCTGTTGATTCCGGCCGCCGTCATGCTGGTGGCGTCTTTCTTCATGCCTGGCGGCGCACCCGCTGCCGGCTGGACGCTGTATGCGCCGCTGACCCTGCAGATGGGCCCCTCGATGGACGCTGGCATTTTCGCCATGCACATCATGGGTGCTTCGTCCATCATGGGTTCGATCAACATCATCGTCACCATCCTGAACATGCGCGCGCCTGGCATGACCTTGATGAAGATGCCGATGTTTGCCTGGACCTGGCTGATCACGGCTTATCTGCTGATCGCCGTCATGCCCGTGCTGGCTGGCGCCATCACCATGACGCTGACTGACCGTCATTTCGGCACCAGCTTCTTCAGCCCCGCCGGCGGCGGTGACCCGGTGATGTACCAGCACATCTTCTGGTTCTTCGGTCACCCCGAGGTCTACATCATGATCTTGCCGGCTTTCGGCATCGTCAGCCAGATCGTGCCGGCTTTTGCTCGCAAGCGCCTGTTCGGCTACGCCTCCATGGTGTACGCCACGGCTTCGATTGCCATCCTGTCCTTCATCGTGTGGGCTCACCACATGTTCGCCACTGGCATGCCGGTGACGGGTCAGCTCTTCTTCATGTACGCCACCATGCTGATCGCCGTGCCCACGGGCGTGAAGATCTTCAACTGGCTGGCCACGATGTGGCGCGGTTCCATGACCTTTGAAGTGCCGATGCTGTGGGCAGTGGGCTTCATCTTCGTGTTCACCATGGGTGGATTCACCGGCCTGATCTGCGCGATGGCGCCGATCGACATCCAGATCCAAGACACCTACTACGTCGTCGCCCACTTCCACTATGTGCTGGTGGCCGGCTCGCTGTACGCTTTGTTCGCCGGTTACTACTACTGGGCGCCGAAGTGGACCGGTGTGATGTTCAATGAGACGCGCGGCAAGATCCACTTCTGGGGTTCGCTGATTGCCTTCAACGTCACCTTCTTCCCCATGCACTTCCTGGGCTTGGCCGGCATGCCGCGTCGCTATGCCGACTACCCGATCCAGTTCACCGACTTCAATATGATCGCCTCGGTGGGCGCCTTCTGGTTCGGTCTGATGCAGGTCTACTTCTTCTTGTTCGTGGTCATCCCGATGATGCGCGGCAAGGGTGCCAAGGCGCCTCAGCGTCCCTGGAATGACGCCGATGGCAAGGGTGCTGAAGGTCTGGAGTGGGAAGTGCCGTCGCCGGCGCCCTTCCACACGTTTGAAGAGCCGCCCAAGCTCAATGCCGCCGCCAACAAAGTGATCGGCTAAGACCATGGCACAGAGCCCTGAGCAGCGCAAAAGCAATAAGCGCCTGGCCCTGATCCTGGCCTCGGTGGCGGTGGTGTTCTTTGTCGGCTTCATGACCAAGATCGCCGTTCTCGGCTTCTGAACCGGCGCTATGGCTGATAAGACCTGGTCACTGGCAAGCGCGCTGCGCAGGGACAACCTGCACTTGGTCGCCAAGCTGGTGGTGGTGACGGCACTGATGTTTGGCTTCGGCTATGCCTTGGTGCCGCTCTACAAAGCGGTGTGCACGGCCTTGGGCATTAATGTTCTGTCCTTGGCGGAGCGCCAGCATGCGGTGCGCGCCGAGGATGTGAAGAACACGCAGGTCGACCGCAGCCGCTCCATCTCGGTGGAGTTTGATGCCAATGCCCGCGGCCCTTGGGAATTCAAGCCCGCGGTGTCTAACTTGACCGTGCATCCGGGCGAGTTGGTCACCGTGATGTACGAATTCCAGAACGTGCAGAACCGGGTCATGTCGGCGCAAGCCATTCCCAGCTATGCGCCCAAGCAAGCGACGGCGCATTTCAACAAGCTGGAGTGTTTTTGTTTCAACGAATACACCTTGCAGCCGGGTGAGAAGAAGCAATGGCCGGTGGTCTTTGTGATCGACCCCAAGCTGCCCAAGGATGTGAAGACCATCACCTTGTCCTACACCTTCTT is a window of Paucibacter sp. KCTC 42545 DNA encoding:
- a CDS encoding cytochrome oxidase small assembly protein; protein product: MAQSPEQRKSNKRLALILASVAVVFFVGFMTKIAVLGF
- a CDS encoding cytochrome c oxidase assembly protein, encoding MADKTWSLASALRRDNLHLVAKLVVVTALMFGFGYALVPLYKAVCTALGINVLSLAERQHAVRAEDVKNTQVDRSRSISVEFDANARGPWEFKPAVSNLTVHPGELVTVMYEFQNVQNRVMSAQAIPSYAPKQATAHFNKLECFCFNEYTLQPGEKKQWPVVFVIDPKLPKDVKTITLSYTFFEVAGKGQKKLPGTPPAPVAAVPAAKVQL